The window ctgtgtgtgtgtgttactgtgtgtgtttcggAGCCAAACTATCCGTCTCTATAAGCTGATGCAAACGTTACTACCCAACGCTGCTCGCAGTACACGTTGGATTTAATGCCGTGACGACGTCGGCACAGGTTGCCATGGTGTCCTGGTGACGAATGCCGAACACCGACTCCGTCCTTTTCTCTCCACAGGGAGTACGTGAAGGCGTACATAGACTTCCCGAAGCCGCTGGTTGCCGTGGTGAACGGACCGGCTGTGGGCATCTCAGTCACGGTGTTGGGACTCTTTGACCTGGTCTACGCTACAGacagggtacacacacacagacacacacacacacacacacacacagagtacacgaacacacatagtacacacacacagggtacacacacacacacacatacacacacacacacacacagggtacacacacacacacacacacacacacacacacacacacagtgttcacacacacacacacacacacacagggtacacacacacacacacactcacacacacagagtacacacacacacacacacacacacacacaggtacacacacacacacacacacacacacagggtacacacacacacacacacacacacacacacacacacacacacacacacacacacacacacacacacacacacacacacacacacagagggtttCTTCCAGGGTACACACACTTTCAGTCGTAACTTTGCTGCATCTGGCCCCTTGAAGTTGATGATATaaatgtctgcctgtctgtctgcctgcctgcctgtctgtctgtctgtctgtctgtctgtctgtctgtctgtctgtctgtctgtctgtctgtctctcaggccaCCTTCCACACTCCGTTCAGTCAGCTGGGTCAGAGCGCTGAAGGCTGCTCCTCCTACACCTTCCCCAAAATCATGGGCAACGCCAAGGTACACAGAATATCAAtaatatatcaatatcaataataacaatatcaCAGTATCTGACCTCCTTTATGAAGGGATTACTACCAATATCACAGTATCTGACCTCCTTTATGAAGGGATTACTACCAGTATCACAGTATCTGACCTCTTTATCAAGGGATTACTACCAGTATCACAGTATCTGACCTCTTTATCAAGGGATTACTACCAATATCACAGTATCTGACCTCTTTATGAAGGGATTACTACCAATATCACAGTATCTGACCTCTTTATCAAGGGATTACTACCAATATCACAGTATCTGACCTCTTTATGAAGGGATTACTACCAATATCACAGTATCTGACCTCTTTATGAAGGGATTACTACCAATATCACAGTATCTGACCTCTTTATGAAGGGATTACTACCAATATCACAGTATCTGACCTCTTTATGAAGGGATTACTACCAGTATCACAGTATCTGACCTCTTTATGAAGGGATTACTACCAATATCACAGTATCTGACCTCTTTATGAAGGGATTACTACCAATATCACAGTATCTGACCTCTTTATCAAGGGATTACTACCAGTATCACAGTATCTGACCTCTTTATCAAGGGATTACTAACTGCATGTATGAGGaaaaagtagaaaataaatGACTTTCATTCTTTGcaaactaaataaatgaaactCCCACCTCTGTAATTAGCGTTAGAATGCTAACGCTAATTGGATCTACGAAAATTGGATCTACCATCCAGTTGAAGTGCCAATGCAGGATCAAAGTACTTGCGATGTGCTTGGTCATTATACAGTCTGATCGCTGTAGGCACAAATGATTTATTGTACCTTTCCGTTTTTAATTCTCTTCTTGTTGTAAAATTCTACCAGTACAacctttaaaatacaattatgaacctgaaaatgagctgaATATGAGCGCTTTAATACCCGTGTCCAGGCCAGCGAGATGCTGCTGTTCAACAAGAAGCTGACAGCAGCTCAGGCCTGTGAGCTCGGCCTCGTCTCCGAGGTTTTCCCCGACAGCAGCTTCCAGTCGGAGGTCTGGAGCCGCCTGAAGGCCTACGCCAAGCTGCCCCCCAacgtgagacacacacacacacacacacacacacacacacacatacatacatacacatacacacacaaatatacacacacatacatacacatggaCACTccagggctgggcgatatggagaaaatatcacgatattcttgaccagaATACcttgatgtcgatattgcgatgATATTGTAGGATTGACAATtgctgctttaacaaaatattatttacacaatgagattttagataaataatcatcagaaatgtcgattttttttttttttttttttttttttttatgtcaaagtGTGTAAAGGAAAATAATGGGACAGCTACAGTCTGTTGAGTTCAGAacagtacatcactttactgtaatgcagccttcaaaaccagacttatgtcatatcaggatattacgatatcctaaatctaagacaatatctagtctcatatcacgatattgatatattgcccagccctaacacacacacacacacacacacacacacacacacacacacacacacacacacacagtagaatAATTAATGTCTCGGTTTCCTTTTTGcgtctctccccccccctctctctctcctctcctccccccagTCTCTGGCTCTCTCTAAACAGCTGATCCGATCGATGGAGAAGGATCGTCTCCACGCGGTGAACGATGCCGAGGTGGAGCGTCTGATGGAGCGATGGACGTCAGACGAGTGTTTCAACGCCGTCATGAGTTTCTTCCAGGCCAAGGCCAAACTCTGagacaaggtgtgtgtgtgtgtgtgtgtgtgtgtgtgtgtgtgtgtgtgtgtgtgtgtgtgtgtgtgtgtgtgtgtgtgtgtgtgtgtgtgtgtgtgtgtgtgtgtgtgtgtgtgtgtgtgttttttcaacctggaccctatttgcCCATATTTCGTGTCTACtgtaagtgactaatgtgaacaaaaatctttgaaattggtccagtattgagcgataACGttgctgtaatgtaaccctacaggactaatgttcagcagcagttagagtccactaaaagttctgttgttgctgctgacagactcacattattattctaagagtctgacaacattatgggatggatccctacagagatagaccttttagttaaagagtaagatccttttagtttaacatgaaacagccccaaaatcaccatcaccaaactacaccagactccatgtaaataatcaggacttttagcgtatatagagccagcatatctccaccagactccatgtaaataatcaggacttttagtgtgtatagagccagcatatctccaccagactccatgtaaataatcaggacttttcgtgtgtatagagccagcatatctccaccagactccatgtaaataatcaggaattttagtgtgtatagatccagcatatctccaccagactccatgtaaataatcaggacttttagcctgtatagagccagcatatctccaccagactccatgtaaataatcaggacttttagtgtgtatagagccagcatatctccaccagactccatgtaaataatcaggacttttagcgtgtatagagccagcatatctccaccagactccatgtaaataatcaggacttttagcgtatatagagccagcatatcaccagactccatccaccagactccatgtaaataatcaggactttttagtgtgtatagagccagcatatctccaccagactccatgtaaataatcaggacttttagcgtgtatagagccagcatatctccaccagactccatgtaaataatcaggacttttagcgtgtatagagccagcatatctccacatgtaaatgggtgaattaagggtttatttctaccaaaccagagtggtgattgttggaaagatgaaccaagacggcttatggcagttttatttagtttctgtccactttgaatgaagtgtgttttacgatgataaaagtttttatttacatggagtctggtgatggtgattttacAGATGTTTTTATTACACCATGTAGTCTGACGGAGCTGACTTCTCGTCTCTCTTCTTCCAGACTCGGCCTCTACAAACCAACACCCGTCGGATCACCAGAGCGCCCGCGGTGAGTTTAAAGTCTCCAGATGTTTCTCCAGAGGCCAGATGTGATGACGACTGATCCTGGAGCAGCTCCTGGTTACATCTCGGTGGGAACCAACCTCTCACAGCTGGGATGGTactgagtacatgtacttacatgaaaatatgaatgaaacTAGCCAATAGAACTGCCTACAAGTCCTgaactgagtgtgtgtgtgtgtgtgtgtgtgtgtgtgtgtgtgtgtgtgtgtgtgtgtgtgtgtgtgtgtgtgtgtgtgtgtgtgtgtgtgtgtgtgtgtgtgtgtgtgtgtgtgtgtgtgtgtgtgtgtgtgtgtgtgtgtgtgtgtgtgtgtgtgtgtgtgtgtgtgtgtgtgtgtgtgtgtgtgtccagctgagatgattagaccattaaacacacaactgtttggatcattcacatatctacaatgttttattactttgactacattttcctgatgatactaatggactttaacttgtaacagagtattttttacagtgtggtattagtatttgtactgcagtaatctGAATACTTGTCCCAGCACTGACTAACATCATGATAAATGTTTGAATGTGAGATTCAGTCAGTTTTTCTGTGGATAGTTGAAGTGCCTTAAACACTGTCACACATCTGTCAGAGACTTAGACTCTCGTCTGTGTCCTTCTTCACTTGCTGTCCAATAAAAGCTGACTTTGTAATTACTCAAAGTTGTGATTTATGTGAATATTTAGTTCATAGGCAGGTAGATTTTGGGGGGGAAGCAGTGGATATGTCCCTCCAAAGTTTAGAAGAGGGAGATATGTCCCCTTCAAaacatttataattataatttagGGCGCTTTCGTGGTAAAGAAAAGAAGATGGCAGCATTTTGGGTACAAGAATCAGCCGAGAACTTTTCAGCTTTTGAGttaagttttcaaaaatgtgaaaagaaaacccGCAAAAAATGTGACTAAATCTACCAGATGATGCATGTGATGTATAGAATATGAAATAGAAACATGACATTTACAATCAATAGAAGATAGACCATTTAAAAGCTTCATAAGCTACATTGTGTCAAAAACGGCAGAAAAAGCAAcagatgtagaaaaaaaaacagtgtgaaaAAAGGTGGAAGAAATCTTAAAAATGAGACTAAATCTACTGTAGTTGTTAGGTTGCATGTGATGTATATTCTAATCAGACAATCTGAAATAAAGTGACATTTCTAGTGAATCAAATCcgagaaaaatacattttataaggtgtgtgtgtgtgtgtgtgtgtgtgtgtgtgtgtgtgtgtgtgtgtgtgtgtgtgtgtgtgtgtgtgtgtgtgtgtgtgtgtgtgtgtgtgtgtgtgtgtgtgtgtgtgtgtgtgtgtgtgtgtgtgtgtgtgtgtgtgtgtgtgtgtggttagaCAGTTggtccagcagggggcagcacTCTCCTGTTCCATAGAAACTACAcacctctctcctttctgctaGTTCAACGATTAATCTATGAAATtactatatttttaataatagaCGTTGCATACACTTCATTGATGTCACTGATTTTATTGAACAATattccattcattcatttaaagagAGAAACTGGAATAACCATAACAAGTCCATTTCTCTTATCACACGAGTGTTTCCAAAAACCACAGCTTGGACCTCTCGGTCCTGGTCCAGGGCCCGCCCTCTGAGAACGCTGATTCAGTGTTGATATATGTATAGTTTGTAATGAACCACCACCAACTCGGGGACACTGATCAGCTTCTCTGCCAAAGGTGGGGGGTCTggaccttaaaggaacacgccgacttattgggaatttatcttattcaccgtaacccccagagttagactagtccatacatacccttctcatcttctCAAAGAatgttgaatatatatatatatatatatatacacacacacctactgtatggatttaatatgtgatatgtactATATGCATTTTCTGCAAACTGCTTTGGcaacaacatgttttctttgttcatgccaataaagcaaactgaattgaatgtatgtatctgtgtgtgattgagtgtgtgagagagagagagttcatTGGGGATGCATGAGGATAGGGTAACTCATTTTTTACAATATTAATAATAGGGTTAGAGTACAACAATATAACATATTTACCTTCAAAAGGGTCCATCAGCTCCAGAAGTTTCCATTCTGTTAACTTTAGTTTAACAAAGTCCTCCATATTCAACCGCTATAGGGGACAACAACAAGATCTGGTcatgttcaaaaatatatatacaaaagagagggaaggaatacTGCAATACTGGTAAATAGACTGAGATTTTAGGATTTAAATAGGAGTACAgtgtagggctgggaaaaaaatcgatttgatttaaaaatcgagttggtaggtcaaatcgattcatattttcaaaaaaatcgatttttcatttttttttccaatccaaatacagtataaataatgtataatgtttaacaatctttgttgcacactgcacagtgacttttcacttataGAGAAatggtttgcctttgcaattttgtttatgttgatgcactttaatgaAATACAATTCATATATTCATAGTTCAGttatttttgctttaaatgGAGGGGGGGGAAGAAATCGACTTGAATCGCagattttttttagggaaacaaatcgcccagctctagtacagtgcaatggtaatatattattaataataataataataataataataataatgtgattgTAGGATTGAAATAGACATGAGGTAGATGAGCAGAACAGTGGTGGCTGACTGTGTTCAGTGTGAGGGTGGGGGGGCTATTCCTGAGTGATCAACAGAGCGACTGCTGGGGGAGAGACACGGTCTCTGGTCGGCTGGTTTTGGGGGAACAGAGCCCCGTAACGCCGACCAGAGGGAAGGAGGGCCAGCAGTTACCAGTAGAACCAGGTTACTAGAACCTAGTGGTCTCTTCTGGACCAGTTACATCCCGATGGAGTGCTAGTTCAACCAGCAAAGTGGGTTAACTACACTAAACACTCATTACTCGGTCAACAGAATGCTTCGCTATTAGCTGTACTAGCTGCTAGCTTAGCAATTAGCGCTAGCTAGCGGTTAGCATTAGCGATCTTTTTAAAACGTTATAATACCTCATACAGTgaatattaggggtgggggaaaaaatcgatacagcatagtatcgcgatatttctcgtggcaatactgtatcgatacacaggcgccaagtatcgatcttttattatttaaattgcacatcagaatttaactttttggtagtataataataaaatcaattgcttattcagtccaccagatggcgctgtttgttttctggtgaggtcagcggggtgactgtcagcgtgcaggaagatgtagataaaataaacatggcagcgtcagagaaagaaatcagaaatgcaccatctgcgtttaaatcaagtgtttggacttttttcggattttttaacaaggaggggacaactgagatggacatgagacatgggatttgcaaggagtgtcgtatgcaaataaaatactcagggaataccacaaacatgagggctcatctcacacgccaccatccagagttagcgttagccgaggacggtaaagctaatgctaaaccagctccgccgaaaaaccaaccaacactggacacacttagcttgacaaagatacctcccaattcagagcgagctaagaaaataactcaagccatcgcctacttcatgtgcaaagacctgcgtccatacaacgttgtggaaaatgaaggattttgtcacttgctaaaaacaccggaaccaaggtacgtgactttttgtactcattttaattgtaaaaaatacctgtagtagcacagctgtgcatacctgttggtattacagtctagtccaccttaattaaaaatgcaaacagttcagtttgccaggtgtatacaacatttataacatattcattaaagtgctggttagttagtcagcttgacagtcacattttacagcaataaaattcatgtgagatgaacaaacagatgttgacaaagttttcctttggggacataataatgaagttggaaaaaaggtaataaattgcaatatattgcagaatatcgcaatatgtttaaaatcgcaataatatcgtatcgtgacctaagtatcgtgataatatcgtatcgtgataatatcgtatcgtgataatatcgtatcgtggtacctctggtgattcccacccctagtgaaTATGTCTCGTAATTTGCCTCAGACACTTGGTCACTGTTTACCTGGTA is drawn from Perca flavescens isolate YP-PL-M2 unplaced genomic scaffold, PFLA_1.0 EPR50_1.1_unplaced_scaf_127, whole genome shotgun sequence and contains these coding sequences:
- the eci2 gene encoding enoyl-CoA delta isomerase 2, whose amino-acid sequence is MYNDIIAALEQAAKDDSVITVFTGAGDFYCSGNDLSNFTKIPEGGVDEMAKQGGTCSGDHQLTEYVKAYIDFPKPLVAVVNGPAVGISVTVLGLFDLVYATDRATFHTPFSQLGQSAEGCSSYTFPKIMGNAKASEMLLFNKKLTAAQACELGLVSEVFPDSSFQSEVWSRLKAYAKLPPNSLALSKQLIRSMEKDRLHAVNDAEVERLMERWTSDECFNAVMSFFQAKAKL